A region from the Malus domestica chromosome 07, GDT2T_hap1 genome encodes:
- the LOC103438779 gene encoding inactive poly [ADP-ribose] polymerase RCD1-like: MEAKVAKVLDSGRRVMLDLKRKRATRYATYFPGATHRVSQRPSLNKLAKRRKLYGCKSKLMSRGSQRSLLVSYSNFSRSGVPQRLMFYQSGEWTDFPQDLVDLVRKDLQVKKETVNIKSHGQHYVLDFLHMFRLDLKTGLQQPIAWIDEAGSCFFPEIYAEDDDEPNWYCPPEGGKGLEPWAEDQCESHEIRLHLEIEINGMGQSGLNECSGESNGFVKKIQVDQIPASNRDGIEVENSCNRKPGLNDDAYSDDNEAMTKNLARATEIEKEKLDCDTVRKIFLKGMSNFDSVDVLDIYKCSSTLMQARLELFQKQVEITKTFRGDANIRYAWLASSKGELATIMMYGLGHSGLATNKSIYGTGVHLTEASFSNICASSCDVDENGARHMILCRVIMGNMELLHPGSKQFHPSSKDFDSGVDGLQDPKHYIVWNMNMNTHIYPEFVVSFKITSNTEGHLIGTENKLGASGVGTSCQGPQGSSAVDTGSETQPLSDSGKSHGNNSQMISKPGRFQGETTNTGSAPQRTPKSPWMPFPMLFSAIENKVPPEDMKQVNVHYDLFRERKITRDEFVKKLRLVVGDTLLRSTITELQCKIPHKSNE; the protein is encoded by the exons ATGGAAGCAAAGGTCGCAAAGGTATTGGATAGTGGTCGAAGAGTTATGCTTGACTTAAAGAGAAAGCGGGCAACCCGGTATGCAACATATTTTCCTGGAGCTACACACAGAGTGTCACAGAGGCCGAGCTTGAATAAGCTTGCCAAGCGAAGGAAATTATATGGATGCAAAAGTAAGCTTATGAGCCGTGGATCTCAACGATCCTTACTTGTATCTTATTCAAATTTTTCAAGGAGTGGTGTGCCACAGCGTCTAATGTTTTATCAAAGTGGTGAATGGACTGATTTTCCTCAGGATCTTGTTGACTTGGTTAGGAAAGACCTGCAggtcaagaaggaaactgtgaACATCAAATCACATGGTCAACATTATGTGCTAGATTTTTTGCATATGTTCCGATTGGACTTGAAAACTGGTCTACAGCAACCTATTGCTTGGATTGATGAAGCTGGTAGTTGTTTCTTTCCAGAAATTTATGCTGAGGACGATGATGAACCAAACTGGTACTGCCCACCTGAAGGTGGCAAAGGTTTGGAACCCTGGGCTGAAGATCAGTGTGAATCACATGAGATAAGACTGCACCTGGAAATTGAAATAAATGGTATGGGTCAATCTGGGTTGAATGAATGTAGTGGGGAGTCGAATGGCTTTGTAAAGAAAATTCAGGTTGATCAAATACCTGCCAGCAATCGTGATGGTATAGAAGTTGAGAATAGTTGCAACAGGAAACCTGGTCTAAACGATGATGCATATTCTGATGACAATGAAGCAATGACAAAGAATTTAGCTAGAGCAACTGAGATTGAAAAGGAAAAGTTGGATTGTGATACTGTGCGTAAGATATTCCTTAAAGGAATGAGCAACTTTGATAGTGTAGATGTACTTGATATATACAAATGCTCAAGTACTCTGATGCAAGCTCGATTGGAACTTTTTCAGAAGCAGGTAGAAATTACGAAAACGTTTCGTGGTGATGCAAATATACGATACGCTTGGCTTGCTTCTTCTAAAGGAGAGCTGGCAACTATAATGATGTATGGGCTTGGTCATTCTGGGCTAGCCACGAACAAGTCCATATATGGCACTGGTGTTCATCTCACAGAAGCTAGCTTCTCTAACATCTG TGCAAGTTCTTGTGATGTTGACGAAAATGGGGCACGACACATGATATTATGTCGTGTCATAATGGGAAATATGGAGTTACTTCACCCTGGAAGTAAGCAATTCCATCCCAGTAGCAAAGACTTTGATAGTGGGGTGGATGGTCTTCAGGATCCAAAACATTATATTGTCTGGAATATGAACATGAATACACACATATATCCAGAATTTGTTGTTAGTTTCAAGATCACATCCAATACTGAAG GACATCTAATTGGAACTGAGAATAAACTTGGTGCTTCCGGGGTTGGGACATCCTGCCAAGGACCACAGGGCTCGTCTGCAGTTGATACA GGGAGCGAGACTCAGCCACTTTCTGATTCTGGGAAATCTCATGGAAACAATAGTCAAATGATTTCAAAGCCTGGAAGATTTCAGGGGGAAACCACTAATACTGGTTCTGCTCCTCAAAGAACCCCTAAATCACCCTGGATGCCTTTCCCCATGTTGTTTTCTGCTATTGAAAATAAGGTTCCTCCTGAAGATATGAAACAAGTTAATGTTCATTATGACTTGTTCAGG GAAAGAAAGATAACTCGTGATGAATTTGTGAAAAAGTTGAGGTTGGTTGTTGGAGATACTTTGTTGAGGTCTACGATTACAGAACTTCAGTGTAAG